One window of the Candidatus Krumholzibacteriota bacterium genome contains the following:
- a CDS encoding aminopeptidase — MDKLTSAAKKAVYDAMKVRKGENLLLITDRQKMKIAEALAFWGKKKGAEVTTYLMTETLRPITEPTAIFKGMMKKADVSLYMLDARVEEKPFRGYMVVNGMKKGRICMMPGITVDMMERLINIDFKKMDALTRKVMKILKDKTEVRVTNSLGTDISFSVKGREWKNDNGDISKEGSHGNLPAGECFTCPVEETFTGKLAISLIDDKVGRGTMVFEKGRLVGFSGKGVTEIVKGIGKDMTGRMIGEFGIGTNRGAKICRNMLEAEKAFGTVHFAIGDSYGLGRNRSKWHFDALVQKVTLVAGGKTVIRNGNYLIK, encoded by the coding sequence ATGGATAAACTCACAAGCGCCGCTAAAAAGGCTGTCTATGACGCGATGAAAGTAAGGAAGGGCGAAAACCTCCTCCTGATCACCGACAGGCAGAAGATGAAGATAGCTGAAGCTCTCGCTTTCTGGGGAAAGAAAAAGGGAGCCGAGGTCACGACTTACCTGATGACCGAGACGTTAAGGCCGATAACTGAACCTACGGCGATATTCAAGGGGATGATGAAAAAAGCCGACGTCTCCCTCTATATGCTCGACGCGAGAGTGGAGGAGAAACCGTTCAGGGGATACATGGTAGTCAACGGCATGAAAAAGGGTCGGATCTGCATGATGCCGGGAATAACCGTCGACATGATGGAGCGCCTTATCAATATCGATTTTAAGAAGATGGACGCGTTGACGAGAAAGGTCATGAAGATACTTAAAGATAAAACGGAGGTGCGCGTCACCAATTCACTGGGGACTGATATCAGTTTCAGCGTAAAAGGCAGGGAGTGGAAGAACGATAACGGTGATATAAGCAAAGAGGGAAGTCACGGAAACCTTCCGGCCGGAGAATGTTTTACCTGTCCGGTCGAGGAGACGTTCACCGGCAAGCTGGCGATAAGCCTGATCGACGACAAGGTCGGCCGCGGGACGATGGTCTTCGAAAAGGGAAGACTTGTCGGTTTCAGCGGGAAGGGCGTGACCGAGATAGTCAAGGGGATCGGCAAGGATATGACCGGCCGCATGATAGGAGAGTTCGGGATCGGAACGAACCGCGGCGCGAAGATATGCAGGAATATGCTCGAAGCAGAGAAAGCTTTCGGAACGGTACATTTCGCGATCGGAGACAGCTACGGCCTTGGCAGGAACAGGAGCAAATGGCACTTCGACGCTCTTGTCCAGAAGGTGACGCTGGTCGCCGGAGGAAAGACCGTGATCAGAAACGGCAACTATCTTATAAAGTGA
- a CDS encoding aminopeptidase P family protein has product MSIVTEKIAQAKKILAENKIDLWLTFARETEVSPDPVLDLILGANCTWQSAFIIPAEGEPVALVGSLDMARIEEVGGYKVIGYKQGIGESLLGELDRFSPSSIAINFSKNDLMSDGLSHGMYLILTEYLKDTPYAGMLTSSEKLVSRLRGRKSPEEIRRIKKNVDLTLDIFGRVTEMIKPGMTEKEVAAFILGEVEREGVETSWEREQCPSVFTGPESAGAHAGPTDRKIEKGHVLNIDFGTRSESYCSDLQRTWYFLRDSETAAPVEVIEPFNTIRDSIALAAEKIRPGMEGREIDTIARGYITDRGFDEFPHALGHQVGQATHDGAGLLCPEWERYGDLPYLKIEENQVYTLEPRINIPGYGVATMEEIIVVRPGGGEFLSDPQREIILI; this is encoded by the coding sequence ATGTCGATTGTCACGGAAAAGATAGCTCAGGCGAAAAAGATCCTTGCCGAAAACAAGATAGATCTCTGGCTCACATTTGCCCGTGAGACCGAAGTATCTCCCGATCCTGTCCTCGATCTCATTCTCGGGGCGAACTGCACGTGGCAGTCAGCCTTTATCATTCCTGCTGAAGGCGAACCTGTCGCCCTGGTAGGCAGCCTCGACATGGCGCGGATCGAGGAGGTCGGCGGCTACAAGGTTATCGGTTATAAACAGGGTATAGGAGAATCACTGTTAGGTGAGCTTGACAGATTCTCCCCGTCGAGCATCGCGATAAATTTCTCGAAAAACGACCTGATGTCGGACGGTCTTTCTCACGGCATGTACCTTATCCTCACGGAATATCTTAAAGACACTCCGTACGCCGGCATGCTGACCAGTTCTGAAAAGCTTGTGTCCAGGCTCCGCGGCAGAAAGAGCCCCGAAGAGATCAGAAGAATAAAAAAGAACGTCGACCTCACGCTTGACATATTCGGCCGCGTGACGGAAATGATAAAACCTGGAATGACCGAGAAAGAAGTCGCCGCCTTCATCCTTGGCGAAGTCGAGCGCGAAGGAGTGGAGACCTCCTGGGAAAGAGAGCAGTGTCCTTCCGTTTTCACGGGACCTGAATCGGCCGGCGCCCATGCCGGGCCTACCGACAGAAAGATCGAGAAAGGGCACGTACTGAATATAGATTTCGGCACGAGAAGCGAAAGTTACTGCTCGGATCTTCAGAGGACATGGTATTTTCTCCGCGACTCCGAGACAGCGGCCCCCGTCGAAGTCATAGAGCCTTTCAATACGATACGTGATTCGATCGCTCTCGCCGCCGAAAAGATCAGGCCGGGGATGGAAGGAAGAGAGATAGACACGATCGCGCGTGGATATATCACCGACCGGGGTTTCGATGAATTTCCCCACGCCCTGGGGCACCAGGTAGGACAGGCGACTCACGACGGAGCGGGCCTGTTGTGCCCCGAATGGGAGCGCTACGGCGATCTCCCATATCTGAAGATCGAGGAGAACCAGGTATATACTCTCGAACCGAGGATCAATATCCCGGGATACGGAGTCGCCACGATGGAGGAGATCATCGTCGTCCGCCCCGGCGGAGGCGAATTTCTCTCTGATCCACAGAGAGAGATCATATTGATTTAA
- a CDS encoding L-lysine 6-transaminase — MGKSKIAAKDVHKTLKKSMLVDGYPFVLDLEKSHGTWLHDAATGKEYLDFFTFFASSALGYNHPALTTDDFLKELAITAVNKVSNSDLYTQEMAEFVDTFHRIAIPDYLPNLFFISGGALAVENALKAAFDWKVRKNFEKGIKEEKGHQVIHFKEAFHGRTGYTMSLTNTDPTKVNYYPKFNWPRIENPKVIFPVKDHLAEIEAAEKRAVDAIEKAIADNPDDIASIIIEPIQGEGGDNHFRKEFFHQLRKIADEREVILIFDEVQTGVGMTGKMWAHQNYDVKPDIICFGKKTQVCGIAASNRINEVDSVFKVSSRINSTWGGNLVDMKRAMKIFEVIEEEGLVDNAAKMGEIFQKSLGDIQQRHPDKISNVRGLGLFCAFDCPDGKSRNDFVNKAMENGMIALKCGPRTVRFRPPLNVNEAELSKAVEIIEMTLKG, encoded by the coding sequence ATGGGAAAGTCGAAGATCGCAGCGAAGGATGTTCACAAGACTCTTAAGAAAAGTATGCTTGTAGACGGGTATCCATTTGTACTTGATCTTGAGAAAAGTCACGGCACATGGCTCCACGACGCGGCCACGGGAAAGGAATACCTCGATTTCTTCACCTTTTTCGCTTCCAGCGCGCTCGGATATAACCATCCCGCCCTTACTACCGACGATTTTCTCAAAGAACTTGCGATTACCGCTGTGAACAAAGTCTCGAATTCCGATCTCTATACGCAGGAGATGGCTGAATTCGTCGATACATTTCATCGCATCGCGATCCCCGACTATCTGCCCAACCTCTTCTTCATAAGCGGCGGCGCTCTGGCCGTTGAAAACGCTCTTAAAGCCGCCTTCGACTGGAAGGTAAGAAAGAACTTCGAGAAGGGGATCAAGGAGGAGAAGGGCCACCAGGTCATCCATTTCAAAGAGGCTTTCCATGGACGCACCGGGTACACGATGTCCCTCACCAATACTGATCCGACAAAGGTCAATTATTATCCGAAATTCAACTGGCCACGGATCGAGAACCCGAAGGTCATATTTCCCGTGAAGGACCATCTCGCCGAGATAGAAGCGGCTGAAAAAAGAGCTGTAGATGCGATCGAGAAGGCGATTGCTGATAATCCCGATGATATCGCGTCGATTATAATAGAGCCGATCCAGGGCGAGGGAGGAGACAACCATTTCCGCAAGGAGTTCTTCCACCAGCTGCGAAAGATCGCCGATGAACGCGAGGTAATATTGATCTTCGACGAAGTCCAGACCGGTGTCGGAATGACGGGAAAGATGTGGGCCCATCAGAATTACGATGTCAAGCCGGATATCATCTGTTTCGGAAAGAAGACCCAGGTCTGCGGCATCGCGGCGAGCAATCGCATCAATGAGGTCGATTCGGTATTCAAGGTATCGAGCCGGATCAACTCGACATGGGGCGGTAACCTTGTCGATATGAAAAGAGCAATGAAGATCTTCGAAGTGATAGAAGAAGAGGGACTCGTCGATAACGCGGCGAAGATGGGAGAGATATTCCAGAAATCTCTGGGAGATATCCAGCAGCGTCATCCTGACAAGATATCGAATGTCAGGGGACTGGGCCTTTTCTGCGCTTTTGACTGCCCGGACGGGAAAAGCAGGAACGATTTCGTCAACAAGGCGATGGAAAACGGTATGATCGCTCTCAAATGCGGCCCGAGGACAGTCCGTTTCCGTCCGCCCCTCAACGTGAATGAGGCGGAGCTGTCAAAAGCTGTCGAAATCATAGAGATGACCCTTAAAGGTTGA
- a CDS encoding carbamoyltransferase — MSSDTILGISAYYHDSAAAIIDGGNIFAAQEERYTRVKHDRSFPSRAIRSLLKESGISPGDLSYISFYEKPLKKFDRLIKTHLALAPAGSNAFLSSMSVWAREKLFLKNTIKRELATLGISGIPLLFPEHHLSHAASAFYPSPFEEAAILTIDGVGEWTTTAIWHGNNKDLTLIRELRFPHSVGLFYSAVTSYAGFRVNSGEYKLMGLAPFGDPDGERVGRFRKSFLEQVIDIREDGSILLNIEYFDFLTGSGMTDDRKWTDLFGIPRRPPDSPVDQAYIDIALAAQQITEDILFRLARSAKDLTGSDNLALAGGVALNSSANGKLLKKRIFENIWIQPAAGDAGGALGAAFAGWHTQMDKSRIIDGRADSMNGACLGPAFSADEIGIMIKKYRAPFRHFDDFDELARETASLIADDKIIGWFQGRMEFGPRALGNRSILADARNPAMQKRMNAVVKRREAFRPFAPSVLEEDIEKYFDLDRPSPYMLFVVPVIEGRLIQNHGADLSIPLQERIDTVRSDIPAVTHIDGSARIQSVRREDHPRFWTLIDQFKQMTGYGIVLNTSFNVRGEPIVCTPDDAYRCFISAGIDYLVVGDYLFDKRLQGDPPADNTSREERIGAKDLADHR, encoded by the coding sequence ATGAGTTCTGACACTATCCTCGGCATTTCGGCTTACTACCATGACAGCGCCGCGGCGATCATTGACGGCGGAAATATCTTCGCCGCCCAGGAGGAAAGATATACGAGGGTAAAACACGATCGTTCATTTCCCAGCCGGGCGATAAGATCACTCCTGAAAGAATCGGGGATCTCTCCCGGTGATCTGAGCTATATCTCTTTTTACGAAAAACCGCTGAAAAAATTCGATCGTCTGATAAAGACTCATCTTGCTTTAGCCCCGGCGGGATCAAACGCGTTCCTCTCCTCCATGTCCGTCTGGGCAAGGGAAAAACTTTTTCTGAAAAATACCATTAAAAGAGAGCTCGCCACGCTTGGGATATCCGGGATACCTCTCCTCTTTCCTGAACACCATCTTTCTCACGCGGCCAGCGCCTTCTATCCTTCTCCTTTCGAGGAAGCGGCCATACTCACCATCGACGGAGTCGGAGAGTGGACCACTACGGCGATCTGGCATGGTAACAACAAAGATCTTACGCTGATCAGGGAACTCCGGTTTCCCCACTCCGTGGGGCTCTTTTATTCGGCGGTGACTTCATACGCCGGGTTCAGGGTCAACAGCGGTGAATACAAGCTGATGGGACTCGCTCCCTTTGGCGATCCTGATGGAGAACGCGTGGGCAGGTTCAGGAAATCGTTTCTCGAGCAAGTCATTGATATCAGGGAGGATGGTTCGATACTGCTTAATATTGAATATTTCGATTTCCTCACCGGATCGGGGATGACTGACGACCGGAAATGGACAGACCTTTTCGGCATACCCCGGCGACCGCCGGATTCACCGGTAGACCAGGCATATATCGATATCGCCCTTGCAGCCCAGCAGATCACCGAGGATATCCTTTTCAGGCTCGCCCGGTCGGCGAAAGATCTTACTGGAAGCGACAACCTCGCCCTCGCCGGAGGAGTCGCGCTGAACAGCTCCGCTAACGGAAAACTGCTTAAAAAAAGGATTTTTGAGAATATCTGGATCCAGCCCGCCGCGGGAGATGCCGGAGGCGCCCTTGGAGCAGCTTTCGCGGGGTGGCATACGCAGATGGATAAATCGAGGATAATCGACGGCAGAGCCGATTCGATGAACGGAGCCTGTCTCGGCCCCGCGTTCTCTGCTGATGAGATAGGGATCATGATAAAAAAGTACCGGGCTCCGTTCAGACACTTCGACGATTTTGACGAACTGGCGAGAGAAACGGCATCGTTGATAGCTGATGATAAGATAATCGGATGGTTCCAGGGACGGATGGAATTCGGACCGAGAGCTCTTGGCAACAGAAGCATCCTCGCTGACGCCAGAAATCCCGCCATGCAGAAAAGAATGAACGCGGTCGTAAAACGGCGGGAAGCTTTCAGACCGTTCGCTCCATCGGTACTTGAAGAAGATATCGAAAAGTATTTCGATCTGGACAGGCCATCACCGTATATGCTCTTCGTGGTGCCTGTCATCGAAGGAAGGCTCATTCAGAACCACGGCGCTGATCTTTCCATTCCTCTCCAGGAAAGGATCGATACCGTCCGCTCGGACATACCGGCAGTGACCCATATCGATGGCTCTGCTAGGATACAGAGCGTCAGAAGAGAAGATCACCCCCGCTTCTGGACCCTGATCGATCAGTTTAAACAAATGACCGGCTATGGAATCGTCCTCAACACGAGCTTCAATGTGCGGGGTGAACCGATCGTCTGCACCCCGGATGACGCCTACAGGTGTTTCATAAGCGCAGGGATCGATTACCTTGTCGTGGGAGATTACCTTTTCGACAAGCGCCTGCAGGGGGACCCTCCGGCAGACAACACCTCGCGTGAGGAAAGGATCGGCGCGAAAGACCTCGCGGACCACCGTTGA
- a CDS encoding O-antigen ligase family protein, which produces MNRFDNIDDRKKPSLKGRIRNLPFSRVRDAIFVIVIGLIAGSQIAAPNKRMIQAVVGVVLVSVLWSFSTFHALVFMAVMYPFPFSIAIGNSNLVFTVIIFLIFMVRVSAKIERFRSDRQFNLPVLLIMASYLLSFYSLDTSARAYQAAAYHTANVGGAILLFYLVINFLDDEKKLRTMARVMVITAALVVTFTLIETLFPGRTIVPMWLYTSHRTHLIMKDIRMGGAFHDFELNAEFFAINVPVIFLMLVREKRLASKIIYAAILIFDLGMMFTTITRGAFFTLFFGYTYMAFIFRKDLNFVKLVTMTITVVALIVVLETVVARYTVSGSLFKRVFATSFEGGLPSNRAAAWTSSFERAMRSPIIGHGPFWDTEKKGSDFLLFPHNLYLYILNITGLVGLLSFLFFIFRLMKASMIRFKASIVSSPFPDAFSKVLHVMLVMFLFDQIKIEYLRNYIYIYFVWLLFGIIVAAKNIIVEKEKEQALAAPSP; this is translated from the coding sequence ATGAACAGATTTGACAATATCGACGACAGGAAAAAACCCTCTTTGAAGGGAAGGATCAGGAATCTCCCTTTCTCCAGAGTGAGAGACGCGATCTTCGTTATCGTCATAGGACTTATTGCTGGAAGCCAGATAGCCGCTCCGAATAAAAGGATGATCCAGGCTGTTGTCGGAGTTGTCCTTGTCTCTGTCCTCTGGTCGTTCTCGACCTTTCACGCCCTCGTCTTTATGGCTGTCATGTACCCTTTCCCTTTCTCGATAGCCATCGGGAACTCGAATCTTGTCTTCACAGTCATCATATTCCTTATATTCATGGTAAGGGTATCTGCGAAGATCGAACGGTTTCGCTCTGACAGGCAGTTCAACCTGCCGGTACTTCTGATAATGGCGTCGTACCTCCTCTCGTTCTACAGCCTCGATACTTCGGCCCGGGCTTACCAGGCGGCGGCGTATCATACGGCAAACGTCGGGGGAGCTATTCTCCTCTTCTATCTGGTCATCAACTTTCTCGACGACGAGAAAAAACTCCGCACGATGGCAAGGGTGATGGTCATCACCGCTGCCCTTGTTGTAACATTCACACTGATCGAGACGCTCTTTCCCGGGCGGACGATCGTGCCGATGTGGTTGTATACAAGCCACCGGACACATCTTATTATGAAAGATATAAGGATGGGAGGGGCCTTCCATGATTTCGAACTGAACGCCGAGTTCTTCGCGATCAACGTCCCGGTGATCTTCTTGATGCTGGTGAGGGAAAAACGCCTCGCCTCAAAGATCATCTACGCGGCAATATTAATATTCGACCTCGGGATGATGTTTACGACCATCACAAGGGGAGCATTCTTTACCCTCTTCTTCGGATATACATACATGGCGTTCATCTTCAGGAAGGACCTTAACTTCGTAAAGCTGGTGACAATGACGATCACGGTGGTCGCGCTGATAGTTGTCCTTGAGACAGTCGTGGCTAGATATACCGTATCAGGATCCCTGTTTAAAAGAGTCTTTGCCACAAGCTTCGAGGGTGGACTTCCGAGTAACAGGGCTGCCGCCTGGACGTCATCATTTGAACGGGCGATGAGAAGCCCGATAATAGGACACGGCCCTTTCTGGGATACCGAAAAGAAGGGATCGGATTTCCTCCTCTTTCCCCACAACCTTTATCTGTATATTTTAAATATAACCGGTCTGGTAGGTCTTCTCTCTTTCCTCTTCTTCATATTCAGGTTGATGAAAGCGTCGATGATAAGGTTCAAGGCCTCAATAGTTTCATCTCCATTCCCCGACGCGTTCAGCAAGGTCCTTCACGTGATGCTGGTGATGTTCCTCTTCGACCAGATAAAGATCGAATACCTGAGGAACTATATATATATCTATTTCGTCTGGCTTCTCTTCGGAATAATCGTCGCGGCAAAGAATATCATTGTCGAGAAAGAAAAGGAGCAGGCTCTCGCCGCTCCTTCACCGTGA
- a CDS encoding DMT family transporter, translated as MVLLFVIWSNSFTAIRHLREIFSASELVLARFLPFALFIIVYLSTSSARRRESVRALKNSFLKLILMGLTGVAGYNYFLYTGQAEIKPGAAALITTLAPLFTLILAVIFLREKVTLKTVLGIIIAFAGLYIVIDYGKIGMGAVTGILRADLRYALITALAPLCWSIYTIISKSLAEKSSPFTITCLSSLIGTLPFLVLLDSDFLEKIALMEVSHWIALAYLTLLCTLAGFWIWNFALTRLSATSVSSFIYLNPPLAALSGYFFFDEEVTILFAAGSLVLLAGLYLSQTGQRIRKTVASGQKR; from the coding sequence ATGGTACTTCTCTTTGTCATCTGGTCGAATTCTTTTACGGCGATAAGGCACCTCAGGGAGATATTTTCAGCGAGCGAACTGGTCCTGGCGAGATTTCTTCCATTTGCCCTGTTTATAATCGTCTATCTGTCAACCAGTTCCGCGAGGCGAAGAGAGTCGGTCCGCGCCCTGAAGAACTCCTTTCTCAAACTGATTCTGATGGGTCTGACGGGAGTCGCCGGTTACAATTATTTCCTCTATACCGGTCAGGCGGAGATCAAACCGGGTGCGGCCGCTCTTATCACGACCCTCGCTCCTCTTTTTACTCTGATACTGGCCGTGATCTTTCTCAGGGAAAAAGTGACCCTGAAAACGGTGCTGGGCATTATCATCGCGTTCGCCGGGCTTTATATCGTGATCGATTACGGAAAGATCGGGATGGGAGCTGTTACCGGTATCTTGCGCGCCGACCTGCGTTACGCGCTGATCACGGCTCTTGCTCCTCTATGCTGGTCCATTTACACTATAATAAGCAAGAGCCTGGCGGAAAAAAGTTCTCCCTTTACGATCACCTGCCTTTCATCCCTCATAGGCACCCTTCCGTTTCTTGTTCTTCTCGACTCTGATTTTCTCGAGAAGATCGCTTTAATGGAGGTGTCGCACTGGATCGCCCTTGCCTACCTTACTCTTCTCTGCACTCTCGCGGGTTTCTGGATATGGAATTTCGCCCTTACCCGCCTGAGCGCTACTTCAGTCTCATCATTTATTTATCTCAACCCGCCTCTGGCGGCGCTGTCGGGATACTTCTTTTTCGATGAAGAGGTCACGATACTCTTTGCCGCGGGTAGCCTGGTACTCCTTGCCGGATTGTACCTCTCCCAGACCGGACAGCGGATCAGGAAGACCGTCGCTTCCGGACAAAAGCGATAG
- a CDS encoding sodium-dependent transporter: MPDNNAEARGLWSSRFGFILAAAGSAIGLGNIWRFPYTTGENGGGAFLILYLICIVLLGLPIMVAELTIGRFSRRNPVGAFETIRPGSPWKLIGYMGVITGLCILSYYSVLAGYTVGYIGKSLSGNSSTYEAFTSNPFVSIPLFIAFIVITVLVVHGGVKNGIERWAKILMPTLLVLMIILIIRSVTLEGAGKGLAFYFRPDFSKVTGNTVLAALGQAFFSLSLGMGAMITYGSYLNREDNLVISGCYVVFFDTLIAVMAGLLIFPAIFAMNMSPDAGPGLVFKVLPEIFGLIPGGRLVGAFFFILLSIAALTSTISLLEVVTSYLVDEKHWLRRNVVWVVAAATFVLGLPSVLSQEGMVPWLVDLPGLGTSFLGFMDWLFGNIMLGVGALFIAVFTGWVWKRESSSRELRLGYPGFDRIAPVLFFLLRFFCPVVILIVLIFIFKKGA, translated from the coding sequence ATACCAGATAACAACGCAGAAGCACGCGGTCTCTGGAGTTCCAGATTCGGTTTTATCCTCGCGGCGGCAGGTTCGGCGATCGGGTTGGGGAATATATGGAGATTCCCATATACGACCGGCGAAAATGGCGGCGGGGCCTTTCTCATTCTCTACCTTATATGTATTGTTCTTCTCGGGTTACCGATCATGGTCGCCGAACTGACGATCGGTAGATTCAGCCGCCGCAACCCTGTCGGAGCATTCGAGACTATCCGGCCGGGAAGTCCCTGGAAACTGATCGGATACATGGGTGTAATAACCGGACTATGTATTCTTTCGTACTATTCCGTCCTTGCTGGCTATACAGTCGGATATATTGGAAAATCCCTTTCAGGAAACAGTTCTACCTACGAGGCTTTCACGTCGAATCCCTTTGTTTCCATACCGCTCTTTATCGCTTTCATAGTCATTACGGTGCTTGTCGTCCACGGAGGGGTAAAAAACGGGATAGAAAGATGGGCAAAGATACTGATGCCGACCCTTCTGGTGCTGATGATAATCCTTATTATCAGATCGGTCACCCTGGAAGGGGCGGGAAAAGGCCTCGCTTTTTACTTCAGGCCGGATTTCAGCAAGGTAACGGGCAATACCGTCCTGGCTGCCCTTGGACAGGCCTTCTTTTCACTCTCTCTCGGTATGGGAGCTATGATCACGTACGGAAGTTACCTCAACAGGGAAGACAACCTCGTCATATCAGGATGCTACGTCGTCTTCTTCGACACGCTTATAGCGGTCATGGCTGGTCTTCTGATCTTTCCCGCGATATTCGCCATGAATATGAGCCCGGACGCGGGACCGGGACTGGTCTTCAAGGTCCTGCCCGAGATATTCGGACTGATCCCCGGCGGCAGGCTGGTGGGAGCGTTCTTTTTCATTCTCCTTTCGATCGCCGCTCTGACCTCGACGATCTCGCTTCTTGAGGTCGTGACATCATACCTGGTAGATGAAAAACACTGGCTCCGGCGTAATGTCGTATGGGTGGTCGCCGCCGCGACATTCGTCCTGGGCCTCCCTTCTGTCCTCTCGCAGGAAGGAATGGTTCCCTGGCTGGTCGATCTCCCCGGACTGGGAACATCATTTCTCGGGTTTATGGACTGGTTATTCGGCAACATAATGCTTGGTGTGGGAGCTCTGTTCATCGCGGTCTTTACAGGCTGGGTATGGAAGAGGGAGTCATCGTCAAGGGAGCTCAGGCTGGGGTATCCGGGATTCGACCGGATCGCTCCTGTCCTCTTTTTCCTGCTGAGATTCTTTTGCCCCGTGGTTATCCTTATCGTACTCATTTTCATATTTAAAAAAGGGGCATGA
- a CDS encoding class I SAM-dependent methyltransferase: MFIKKEDLIIQRPNPSLNVNKRQVEYDRRYIQYRKDLDRFHVEIEMIMRLLEVRKGQRIINIGGGVGFTLYEVAGFGTECFNVDICPGDPKFVHEMAKHYGLDIKSMQGDSCALPFGDETFDSIYSKDVFEHIWDFEKGMNEQIRVLKKGGHLLILVGNLINPKTFYRMFVKRFIETRGKAGGLRWLLTKHKAVFDFGIGWHGKDEDFKTTFWWKRKMRQFPELQTLLITTTRAHARPDRLINRIFRPFIGGIIILAKKKEQ; encoded by the coding sequence ATGTTCATTAAAAAAGAAGACCTGATAATCCAGAGACCCAATCCATCTCTGAACGTCAATAAAAGACAGGTAGAATACGACCGAAGATATATTCAGTACAGAAAAGATCTCGACCGCTTCCACGTTGAGATCGAAATGATCATGAGGCTCCTCGAAGTGAGGAAAGGCCAGAGGATAATCAATATAGGCGGAGGTGTCGGGTTTACGCTTTACGAGGTGGCTGGTTTCGGAACGGAATGTTTCAATGTCGACATCTGCCCGGGAGATCCGAAGTTCGTTCATGAAATGGCGAAACATTACGGACTTGACATAAAATCCATGCAGGGCGATTCCTGCGCCCTTCCGTTCGGCGATGAGACGTTCGACAGTATCTATTCAAAAGATGTCTTCGAACATATCTGGGATTTTGAAAAAGGGATGAACGAACAGATCAGGGTATTGAAAAAAGGCGGACACCTTCTTATTCTTGTGGGAAACCTGATCAATCCCAAGACCTTTTATCGGATGTTTGTAAAACGATTTATAGAGACGAGAGGAAAAGCCGGCGGTTTGAGATGGCTCCTTACCAAACACAAGGCTGTCTTTGACTTCGGTATAGGATGGCACGGAAAAGATGAGGACTTCAAGACGACCTTCTGGTGGAAGAGAAAGATGAGACAGTTCCCCGAACTTCAGACTCTGCTGATAACGACTACCCGCGCACACGCGAGACCGGACAGGCTGATCAACAGGATCTTCAGGCCTTTTATCGGAGGGATAATCATCCTGGCAAAGAAAAAGGAGCAATGA